The following is a genomic window from Methylomarinum vadi.
CGATCGAGTTGCTTGGCCGCGTTCGCCATCCCAGCCAATGAAAGTGTCAAGCGCCTGATCGTTCCCTCTCCCCGACCCTCTCCCAGAGGAGGCTGTCGTAAAAGCCCCCCAACCAGCTACATACGGTAAAATAACCCTATCCAAACCTATTAGAAATAGATCAATGGCAGCCGAAGTGAACATTAGACCCGTCAGGACATTGTATAGCGCCAAGCAATATTCGCTATTCGATGAATGCGAGGTTGAACCGTTACCTGAGTTGATCGCTCAATCGATCTCGAGCGAACCGATGGCCCGTTTTGAAGCGCCCGACCCGCGCGGCTTATCGATCAACGGTAAACCGCTCGGCGAACATCTGGAGCACGCCGGCTTAACCATCCCGTTGAAATTGCGCCCCTTCCTGCAATCGCTATCCTTCGCCGAGTTCGAAGCCCGTTATCGGCCCGGCGGGCGTCCGCCGTATGCGCCACGTGCGATGGTGGGGATTATTCTCTACGGCCTGTTACAAGGCATCAGCAGCCTGCGCGACTTGGAGCGTTTAGCTCGAGCCGATGTGGGGTGTTGGTGGCTAAGTGGCGGTATCATGCCGGATCACTCAGTCATTGGCCGTTTCGTCCATCAGCATGCCGAATCATTGACGACCGAATTTTTCGATCAACTGGCGCGTCGTACTTTGAAAGTCACAGGCTCAGGCACGACGACGTTGGCGGGCGACGGTACCGTGATCGAAGCCATGTCCTCCCGGTTTCAATTGATGAAGGAAGAAGCGCTCAAGCAAGCCTTGGCGCAAGCGCAGGAAGCCGCGCAAGCCAAACCCGACGATGCAGCGGCAAGCAAGCGGTTGAACCTATTGGAACAAGCCCAAGCCGAGCTAAAGTCTCGCCAGCAAAAACAAGCCGCCAAAGGCAAAGATCCGGCCAAGACCCAAGTACAAAGCAACGAGCCGGAGGCGGTATTACAGCCGCAAAAGAACTCCAAAGACTTTCGCGGCAGTTATAAACCGTCGGTATTGGCGAACGACAATCGAGTGATCGTGGCTTGCGACGTTCATCCTTCCAGCGAAACCGAGGTGGTGCCGGGCTTACTGGATCGCGCCCAAGCCATGGGAGGCGTCGAAACAGCTCTGTTCGATGCTGGCTATTTCAGCAATGGCGTCTTGGATACTGCTGAGCAACACAACATCGAATTGCTTTGTCCGGAAGGCCAAAGTGAAGGAGACGATTGGAACAAACAATCCAACAAACAAATCCCCAAAAGCCGCTTTATTTATCAGGCCGACGACGACACCTATCGCTGTCCGGGGCAACAACGCTTGACTCGCCGTCACACCTGCAAAGGCGGTAAAAGTGGCCGCGCTTATACCGTCTACGCCTGCGATGTCTGTTCAGACTGCCCGCTGAAATCCCAATGCACGCGTAGCGAGAGTGGTCGCACCCTCAAACGCTATGACAGCGATACCCAAAAAGAAGCCCTGCGCCTGAAAATGGACCAGCCCGAACCTCGGCAACGCTATCGACAGCGGCAGGCCATGGTGGAGCCCGTCTTCAGTCAGCTACGCGGTCGCCAAGGTTTGAATCGCTTTCGCCGTAAAGGTTTGGCGGGTGTCAAAGTAGAGTTCGCCTTGCACGCCATGGCTTACAATCTGAGCCGCGCCTTAGTGGCAGCTCTTTTTCGTGCTTTATATCATTGGCTTAGCCGGTTTATGAGCTCGTTTGACCGAATGGTCGACATTTGGCTGAGTTACACTACTGACTTGCCAACTTCGCCGACCGTGGAAAATACGGCCGGTTTCCAGTGGTAAATCAAAGAAATTGGGGTTTTACGACGCCCTCCAGAGGGCGAGGGAGATTAGGGCACGCTTCGCGACTTTCATGGTAATGCAAAGTTGGACATGAATAAGTGAAGAGCATGATTCAGAATTGATAGGGATAGGACGCCTCGAAGCCAT
Proteins encoded in this region:
- a CDS encoding IS1182 family transposase, encoding MAAEVNIRPVRTLYSAKQYSLFDECEVEPLPELIAQSISSEPMARFEAPDPRGLSINGKPLGEHLEHAGLTIPLKLRPFLQSLSFAEFEARYRPGGRPPYAPRAMVGIILYGLLQGISSLRDLERLARADVGCWWLSGGIMPDHSVIGRFVHQHAESLTTEFFDQLARRTLKVTGSGTTTLAGDGTVIEAMSSRFQLMKEEALKQALAQAQEAAQAKPDDAAASKRLNLLEQAQAELKSRQQKQAAKGKDPAKTQVQSNEPEAVLQPQKNSKDFRGSYKPSVLANDNRVIVACDVHPSSETEVVPGLLDRAQAMGGVETALFDAGYFSNGVLDTAEQHNIELLCPEGQSEGDDWNKQSNKQIPKSRFIYQADDDTYRCPGQQRLTRRHTCKGGKSGRAYTVYACDVCSDCPLKSQCTRSESGRTLKRYDSDTQKEALRLKMDQPEPRQRYRQRQAMVEPVFSQLRGRQGLNRFRRKGLAGVKVEFALHAMAYNLSRALVAALFRALYHWLSRFMSSFDRMVDIWLSYTTDLPTSPTVENTAGFQW